The genomic region ACCACATAcctccttctctttatttttagggcCAATTCTTTGGTCCTTGTTGATGCCCTGGTCATGTCTAACTACACATTTCGCTTCTCACACAGTTGGTAATCCAGTTTCAAGGAAAAGGGGGTGATGACCACTCTGGCTTCTTCAGGCTGAGCAGGGGCACATGGGGCTCTGGGTTCCCTTTGCCTACTCTGACAGGGAGCATTTATGGAGAGAGATGAGAGTCCATGGAATGATAAGGTGACTTGTTTCAGCATTGTCTAGGTGTTGGTCAGGGAATATTCTTGCAGTACCACTTGGAAACTTGTGGTATTTTAGAAGAAACAAACTGTACAAGAAAGTTAAAGGTACATGGCCCAAAGATGAAGAGAAGTAGAAAAGCTTTTCAGGGGCTAGCTGCCCGGCAgctagccaggagaaccaggaCCAGACATTCGTTTGTGacattagtgtttctctaggtacgAGAAGAAGCCAGAATTggggctcataaaatctttacctgaaaacatctcACTCTCAGAAGGCCAGTTCTGGGTTTTTCCCAGGTcacagagtgccttatttctgATCTCTACTCTGAACTCCTTTCGGGggctgttgaaggtcagcagcttgcAGTGGTCATGATGTCATCTTTGTAGACACAGCTGGCAGAGTCCAGTTAGCAGGGTCCTTTCAGAGCCACAAATTTGACCATGCTTTGGGGGCATTTCTTGTCCATTGTGTCCTGCGGCActgggaaggctcattcccaggTCTAGGGAAGGTTGAGGAGCAAAATCTCTGGACCatacctgtcttactagcctcttggtccaggaaaatattcccttttcttgcttcttcctgtatctagagttacattattacaatcACTGATAGCATTTGGAACTGcatatcagcattttatcacaggctcagtcacacattGAGTAACATAAGAATCAATCTTCTGAAAGAAGCagcatagaaaataatatagctatAGCTAGCAGTTATTATTAAGTTATTAGAAGGTCATAAGTAAGAATGataagtcaagaactttcattaGGTAGAGCAGTAtaccccaggtcatctgacttcaTTTGTTAAATGGCTAAAGCCTGGTGTTACACTCCTGTTTGTACATCATGGAGCATCTCATCTTTATCTGAAGATTGCTTCCTGAGATTAGCTTTAGAAACAGTGTCCTTTTAAATAACTTATTGAATGTTTTAGAAATATAACATAACAAGGAACTATCTCAGAAGTGAGTCTTGGTAAACACTAGACCTTAATTAACAAAACCAGAAACTTAGTTCAACAATGAAAAAACGTTAATATTCAATGagacatatttttttcattatgaggGCATTAACCCTGTAGCCAGGGAAGGCTGTAACCCATCAAATAGAAATGAAGTTTGTCAGGGAGCCGGGAAAAACCAGGCAgccatcttggatttcccatagcACTGACTCTTTGATTTACAGCTATtgtttacccatttttaaatccGCAATTTAGGacaagtcaatggcaccccactccagtactcctgcctggaaaatcacatggatggaggagcctggtaggctgcagtccatggggtcccaaagagtcagatacgacggagcgacttcactttcacttttcactttcatgcattggagaaggaaatggcacccactccagtgttcttccctggagaatcccagggatgggggagcgtggtgggctgccatctatggggtcacacagagtcagacacaactgaagcgacttagcagcagcagcagcagcagcatggccatGTTTTAATGACATCAGGACAGCAAAATCTAACCGTGAGGGGTTATTTTTGTAGAAGAAGAATGAGCTTTGTCTACATGTACCATAGTCTTAAGTAATGCttatttactttaccaaagtaaaaaaaaagattttttaaatgaacataaataacttaaaggcaaagaaattcataatGTCTTCTTGAAAGCTGCATTATACTAAAAATGTGTTCTATTAACATAGAGATTAGACTAAATTTCAGTCCGGTGCCAGCCGACCAGATAAGAAACAGACAAAATTGTTTATCAGGTAACCTTAGAAAAATCTTTTCCATAAATCTTGAAATAGCAGTATTCTTGCAAAGGCATCAGAGTGAAaccctacagttcagttcagttcagttcagtcgctcagtcaagtccgactctttgcgaccccatgaatagcagcacgccaggcctccctgtccatcaccaactccaggagtccactcagactcatgtccatcgagtcagtgatgccatccagccacctcatcctctggcgtccccttctcctcctgcccccaatccctcccagcatcagagtcctttccaacgagtcaacacttcacatgacgtggccaaagtactggagtttcagctttagcatcattccttccaaagaaatcccagggctgatctccttcagaatggactggttggatctccttgcagtccaagagtctctcaagagtcttctccaacaccacagttcaaaagcatcaattcttctgcggtcggccttcttcacagtccaactctcacattcatacatgaccacaggaaaaaccatagccttgactagacagacctttgatggcaaagtaatgtctctgcttttcaatatgctatctaggttggtcataactttccttccaagcagtaagcatcttttaatttcatggctacagtcaccatctgcagtgattttggagcccccaaaaataaagtctgacactgtttccactgtttccccatctatttcccatgaagtgatgggaccggatgccatgatcttagttttctgaatgttgagctttaagccaactttttcactctccattttcactttcatcgagaggcttttgagttcctcttcactttctgccataagggtgatgtcatctgcatatctgaggttattgatatttctcccggcaatcttgattccagcttgtgtttcttccagtccagcgtttctcatgatgtactctgcatataagttaaataaacagagtgacaatatacagccttgacatactcgttttcctatttggaaccagtctgttgttccatgtccagttctaactgttgcttcttgacctgcaatcaaatttctcaagagcaggtcaggtggtctggtattcccatctctttcagaattttccacagtttattgtgatccacacagtcaaaggttttggcatagtcaataaagcagaaatagatgtttttctgaaactctcttgctttttccatgtttaATTCTGATTAAACTGCAATTGACAATGTAGCCTGGTCATTGCTGTGACTTGTAACACTTTCACAGGATAAGGAGAATCATAGTTGACCACATTTTATTAGGGCGTATCAGATCTATATGAACTCACATAATTTTaagatatctatattagtaacatccACCATACAGCACAATCTGAGAAGATTTATCACCCCTTCAACAGgacttcccatgtaatttaacatgtccAATGAACCCAGGTAGTTTAATAGCTCCCTGGGatgtctcaggggccctctgaagcattcCAAAGTCAGCTAGACGTCAAGTTATTTAGGAAGTTTTATCAACAAATATCAAAAGGGATTATAACACTCAGTCAGATAAATCATATTGATCACTGGGAAACAATATATTCACTTAACCAAAGTAAGAaagaagatttctttttcttttttctttctttctttcttttttttttttttttgaagttttgaaaACTTTTGTTTTATATACAAAGAGCTAGTATTATTTCCGCCTAAGGTTGATGTGCTGGATGAGCCATCTAAGCAAGTTCGGTTAGTCCAACTTAATGAAGCCAATGTCCTTCGCATACTGGCGGAAACACTGGCGGCACATATTGAGGCCGCATTTCCGGATCAGACCGTGCAGGTTTGAGCAGACCCGGCTACAGCGAGAACCCTGGCGGAATTTTCTCGGATGGCTCCAGTACAGCTGCTGGTGACCCATGTTGCTTTCTCGGCTGCAACGAGGTAAAAGGCCAAAGAAGATTTCAAAGGTAAGCATAGAACAGATCACtttagaggtaaagaaacttaaagtcCATCATGAAAGGCAGTTCAACATATCAAGAAAATTTGTATTTATGCACAAAACTCTTCCCTTGGGGTCCACTGGCCATAAAACCTTCTTATCACTTTCTGTACCCATTActtttttctcccatcctgaaacagcCACCTATAAGTGAGAtttacttcctttttccttcataaAGTGTAATTTcattcctcataccttctttacTGAAAATATACTTGCTACTTTCCTTAAGCAATCAAGAACTTAAGCGTTCTATAAATTGGTgaacataaataccagtgataatttctgaaaataattctgGAGAACATCTCAGGATGTCATCAAATATTATTCAtgaatagtcaaaaatctctagtttctctgtaagaggaaGTTAGTCCTCAGTAAGGAATGTTTCAGaatcttatttaattttgaaatcatCTAGCTGTTTAATAAATTTCCATCACTTAGTTTAACACAGCTCTAGGAATTCAGGTTACCACAATCTAAAGACTGTTTTAGACAGGCATTTCTAAagtataattattcttaatagagtgtatctaaaagctcatatctcttttgcattttctttgaagttccccccccccccccccactagaCGTACTTTGCTGGCTGACACACTTGCAACAGATAAAACAATATaacaatatttaacttataataaacCTAGGCACAATGAAAATACTATTCTTAATGACTCTTAGACATATCTatattagattagcaaacaaacattaatactagatattGAATATTGAATAATTCCCAGTTAACATgaatctgaaattcatttaggttaatttctcttgtaGTTAGAACTGTCtgatttgtaagtgcttacttttcatgaggagctaccccacgttcgaggtcaggggcagtggccaagaagAGCTTTcacacatccgaggtcagggatGGCGGCCTAGAGGAGCAACCTCACATCCAAGGAGTGGCGGCAAGTGGAGCTTCTCCAAGTTCAAGGTCAgtaggggtggcggtgaggagatacccctcgtccaaggtaaggagcagtggctgcgctctGCTGGAGCGGCAATGAAGAGataacccacgtccaaggtaaaagaaacccaagtaagacggtaggtgttgcgagagggcatcagagggcagacacactgaaaccataatcacagaaaactagtcaatctgatcacacggaccacagccttgtctaattcagtgaaactaagccatgctaggtggggccacccaagacagacgggtcatggtggagaggtctaacagaaagtggtccactggagaagggaatggcaaaccacgtcagtattctggccttgagaaccccatgaacagtatgaaaaggcaaaatgacaggataatgaaagaggaactccccaggtcagtaggtgcccaatatgctacaggagatcagtggagaaataactccagaaagaatgaagggatggagccaaagcaaaaacaatatccagttgtggatgtgactggtgatagaagcaaggtccgatgttgtaaagagcaatattgcataggaacctggaatgtcgggtccatgaatcaaggcaaattggaagtggtcaaacaagagatggcaagagtgaatgtcgacattctaggaatcagcgaactgaaatggactggaatgggtgaatttaactcagatgaccattatatctactactgcgggcacgaatccctcagaagaaatggagtggccatcatggtcaacaagagtccaaaatgcagtacttggatgtaatctcaaaaatgacagaatgatctctgtttgtttccgaggcaaatcattcaatttcacagtaatccaagcctatgtcccaaccagtaacactgaagaagctgaagttgaactgttctatgaagacctacaagaccttttagaactaacacccaaaaaaacatgtccttttcattataggggactggaatacaaaagtatgaagtcaagaaacacctggagtaacaggcaaatttggccttggaatacggaatgaagcagggcaaagggtaatagagtttttccaagagaacacactggtcatagcaaatacccttttccagcaacacaagagaagactctacacatggacatcaccagatggtcaacaccgaaatcagattgattatattttttacagccaaagatggagaagctctatagagtcagcaaaaacaagactgggagctgactgtggctcagatcaagaactccttactgccaaattcagacttaaattgaagaaagcagggaaaaccactagaccattctggtatgacctaaatcaaatccattatgattatacagtggaagtgagaaagatttaagggcctagatctgatagatagagtgcctgaggaattatgaatggaggttcgtgacattgtacagaagacagggatcaagaccattcccatggaaaagaaatacaaaaaagcaaaatggctgtctggggaggccttacaaatagctgtgaaaagaagagaagtgaaaagcaaaggagaaaaggaaagatataagcaactgaatgcagagttccaaagaagagcaagaagagataagaaagccttcctcagcgatcaatgcaaagaaatagaggaaaacaacagaatgggaaagactagagatctcttcaagataattagagataccaggggaacatttcatgcaaagatgggctcgataaaggacggaatggtatggaccttacagaagcagaagatattaagaagaggtggcaagaatacacagaagaaccgtacaaaaaaagatcttcacgacccagataatcacgatgatgtgatcactgacctagagccagacatcctggaatgtgaagtcaagtgggccttagaaagcatcactacaaacaaagctagtggaggtgatggaattccagttgagctctttcaaatcctgaaagatgatgctgtgaaagtgctgcactcaatatgccagcaaatttggaaaactcagcagtggccacaggactggaaaaggtcagttttcattccaatcctaaagaaaggcaatgccaaagaatgctgaagccaggcttcagcaatacatgaaccgtgaacttcttgatgttgaagctggttttagaaaaggcagaggaagcagaaatcaaatttccaacatctgctggatcatggaaaacgcaagagagttcaagaaaaacatctatttctgctttatcgactatgccaaaacctttgactgtgtggatcacaataaactgtggaaaattctgaaagagatgggaataacagaacacctgatctgcctcttgagaaatctgtatgcaggtcaagaagcaacagttataactggacatggaacaacagactggctccaaataggaaaaggagtacattaaggctgtatattgtcaccctgtttatttaacttatatgcagagtacatcatgagaaacgctggactggaagaaacacaagctggaatcaagattgccgggagaaatatcaataacctcagatatgcagatgacatcacccttatggcagaaagtgaagaggaactcaaaagcctctcgatgaaagtgaaagtggagagtgaaaaagttggcttaaagctcaacattcagaaaacgaagatcatggcatctgatcccatcacttcatgggaaatagatggggaaacagtggaaacagtgtcagactttatttttgggggctccaaaatcactacagatggtgactgcagccatgaaatgaaaagacgcttactccttggaaggaaagttattaccaacctagatagcacattgaaaagcagagacattactttgccaacaaaggtccgtctagtcaaggttatggtttttccagtggtcatgtgtggatgtgagatttggactgtgaagaaggctgagcgctgaagaattgatgcttttgaactgtggtgttggagaagactcttgagagactcttggactgcaaggagatccaaccagtccattctcaaggagatcagccctgggatttctttggaaagactgatgctaaagctgaaactccagtactttggccacctcatgcgaagagttgactcattggaaaagactccaatgctgggagggattgggggcaggaggagaaggggacgacagaggatgagatggctggatggcatcactgactcgatggatgtgagtctgagtggactctgggagatggtgatggacagggaggcctggcgtgctgctattcatggggtcgcaaagagtcggacacgactgagcgactgaactgaactgaaactttactTCAGTTTATGTAGTTCAGATTTTAACTAATAAAACACAGACAGATTCACAGAGACAACACTACGAAAAGGTTATAGAAGCTTCTGTAACTGTAACGAATACTGAAGACAAAAacttttagtcactcagtcatgtccaatttttgtgacccccatggactctaacttgccaggttcctctatccttgAAATTCCCAAGCAGGAATACCAGGgcgggtagtcattctcttccaCAGAAGTTCTTCCaaaaaatgaataaggaaaagaaaaagaagaagaagaagaaattgatCAGGTCATGTTAATATTTTCACACatacagtccagttcagttcagtcactcagtcaggtctgattcttcatgaccccatggaccacagcatgccagacctccgtgtccatcaccaacttccagagacTATGCAAACTAATCTCCACTGAGTACAGGCATACACTCAAATGGGGCTATATGCTCATTAAGAGTAAGTTTCATGTCACTAAACTCAGGAAACTttgaatggattaaaaatgtatataatgttTAAGGATGATATTCTTTATTTGCACtgactatattttaaattttaatacagtTGAGCATGGATTAGAACTAATAAGATTCTtggaaacattttggaaaatacaaagcTGTGATGAGACTCTGTGATGTGAGCATGGACTGTACAGGAAAAGATCAGAcctgggcttggaatgaaaacccCCACTCCCAAAACCCAGGATCTTGGCTGAACACACGTGAGTGTTCATTttacaaagcaaaagaaagaaagaagacatgaaACTACTCCGTTAATTGTGATAGTTTAGAGACATCCCTCACTTTTTCTTTCCAAGACACTTGTTTgagtcaaatggaaaaaaaaaattcatagcaTGGGAATCTCACAGAAACACTTAAACCAGTCAACATGAGTCATGGGGTAAGAAGTACATGGAAGAATGCATAATCACTGCATTTTGGCACTATTATGGAAACTATAATCTGAATCTATCATTAAAAATGTTAGTTTGGGGACTTCGTGACGATCCGGTGACTAAGaccctgagctcccaatgcagggagctctGGTTCTTTCCCTGATCagcaaactagatcccacatgctgtagctaAGAATttacatgtcacaactaaagaaccTGAAAACAACAAGGATGACTGAAGATCCTActtgccacaacgaagacccagtgcagacaaataaataaataatttttaaaagtgttatatGTGAATTTCACTTCATATATGCCTTTCCTGATCTGTGGCCtaattttggaaggactgatgctaaagatgaaactccaatactttggccaccacatgtgaagagctgactcactggaacagactctgatgctgggagggattgagggcaagtggagaaggggacgccagaggatgagatggctggatggcatcactgactcgatggacgtgagtctgagtgaactccgggagttggtgatggacagggaggcctggggtgctgcgtttcatggggtcgcaaagagtcggaaatgactgagcgactgaacaggaTCGACCCAATTACTGGGCTAGCTGACACACATTATGAGGGTTTTGAAACATGGCGGGTGAAGACCCCATTTAGGAGCCCTGCGCTGCAGCCTCACACTCCGCACTCCTGAGACCTCTCTGGAGCTGAGGATTAGGGCGGGAACTTCGAGAAAGAAAGGTTGCTGGGCTGCTTGCCTGGGGAGGGGCTCTTTCTCGGATGGGTGTGGCCCTCCACCGCCTCTGCCTGAGcccttgggggaggggtggtggggaaTGCGTGCTTGGCGGGAATCACCTGGGGGCCTTGGGTTCCTGCAAAGCTTTGTTCTCAGAACTCTTCCCAAAGATGCCTTGCCTTTAGCgtgctaagtctgactctttggcaccccatgaactgtagcccgcctggctcttTTGCCaatggggactctccaggaaagaatacaggaatgggttccatgccctcctccggaggatcttcctgacccaggaatggaactcacCTCTCTGGTCTATCCTGCATTGCCAAGCGGTTCTTGACCGCTAGTGCCACTTTGGAAGGCACAGGATACCCTGAGTACTTAGGGTTTTTTCACTACCCTCTGCAGCCTGAGCAAACATGTTTTCACAAAATGATTTGCACTGTGACCACCTGTCTGCAGGCAAGGGACCTCCAACTTCAGAGACCAGGAGGCTGAAAGTGTTTCCATTGTTGCAGAAACGAAGCACCGCACtgggagagttggagaactcggGTTTATTATGCCGGCGGGCCCCAAGAacttaacactccaagctctgagccccaaacaaaggggttacagagtttttatacttGGGCAGGCATGATTAAGAGAGTTTGCAGATTTGCAGGGGCTAGGGCAATTGGAAAgaacaggacaagggtgagtgagataaattTCAGTTCCTAGTATTTTGAAGTCCCCACTTTTTGAGACCTATGTGATTAAGACTTTGCAAAGAGCAAGCCGAGTTACAGAGGAAAAAGGAGCAGGAAGTTATGCAAAAATTTGACATTTTCCTCTTCATTGTCCCGCTTGATGTTTCTATCACTCATTGTAGAAAGCATCATCTTATGTTCGATAGGATATCCAGAGATCCAGATCAGTTAGGAGACTATACTGAGCTATTAACATCTGTAACTTTCTCGATCAATTCGAGAGGTTATGAACTGGGTAATATCTCTGAGAACACAAGGGGCAAACAAAAGCACCTCTAAGAACATGAAGAGAGGACCGGTTAAAGGGAGAAGCCACGATGCCCAGCTCCAGATATTGTTCCAATTACTTCAGGAATTTtctagttcctctctgcttttcaTGATTCATTCCCTTAGTTGTTAGGCCATGTCTCTTACTATTTCTAACTGGTTTTTATAAAAGCAGCATTCTTCATTCAAGAAGAGGCAGAGGCCTGCCTTTTCAGCTGTCAATAGGTCTAGCCCTCTCCTATTCTGTAAAGCCACCTCAGCCAAAGAATCCAGCTGGTCCTGTAAGGCCACTAAAGATGTGGCTACTCTCTCAATGTCGTCTCTGTGTTGTAGCTACGTGTTCTGGGAAACGAACTCACTCAGaaagacaatgcagatagtgtagtgcagtttattacaccggcgggctcaaggcagagtctcctcttagccaagcaCCCCGACCAGTTTTTTTGAAAGCCTTGCATACCCTACGTGTATAaggttccctgaaactagtctgaacaaaggaaaaagaaagatacaatcaaagttaacccgcaatcatatgccttaagcctaggtagttaacagtcgacagttatcaataggcctgtggtcatacacCAGTAAGCATAATAGAAcgtatgattctattcagttacacagataattaggacATTCTTTTAGGCCACAGAGAGCCCTGGGCCTCTTCCTtccagggggcctggttttctaGTGGATATTTCATTTCCATAGATATTGGGCATATAGCTCAaggtccacagtccagcccaagatggagtcctgctttcaagatagagcatgttctgtttcctccttcatgtgAAGTCCTTGGATAGTATATGGTAGAAAGTGATTGATGAAGCAATCCTCCTGTTCCAATGCTTATCCCAGCCAAGATTTCGGAACCAAAGTAGGGGATAAACTGGATGGGTCTTTTTGACCGCACGTGTGCTGTCAGAGGCACCGTGAGAGTCTGGTTGTTAGGGCCAATATTCATCTGGGGAGTGAGGAAAGCTAAGGTGCAGATACCCATCCACTGATTGGGAGACATAAGTAAGCATCTGGCCAACAAACCAAGAAAAGGCCTTGATAGGGGCGGCACCATATTGTGTCTGTGGGAAGAAGAGTGGGCCACTCACCTTCTACAGTTTGATTACATTCGTCCCTGGCTAAATTACCTACAGCTTCAGTTCTTCCATCATTTGTAAATCATTTGCCCCCTCGccagtgttagcaatggagttatatacttttaattattacagtgaatcaaaacaATGTCCAAAGGTTGTAAAAGCCTCACTAGATCCACTCCAATAATTTACATTGTAAGATAACACGATTGGCcagaatattttttccccagagactgtcctcaagcaggatatacGATTGTTGTATAATCCTCagaaatgtagaggaaaaaaaaaaaacaaaacctttttcctttcttcctccttgagaattccagatccTTCTCTCCTGGGAGACCCCCGGACTTAAAAACCTACCTAGAAATTGACTCTCGGTGGGATTGAAGGGGGTCTGTGAATAGACCCTGGGGTTCAGGAAGACTGCTGGTCTCAAGTAAGGTGGTCATCTCGTGCAGGTGCTCATAGGACTGCTGGTCTGAGCTCAAGGAACTGCAGGCTGCCTGCTCCCAGACAGATGCTGAAGCAGCAACAGCATGGAGCAGTTTAGGGAACCTGTCAACAATACTCTGTATCATCCTTCTTATTAGAATTGTCACAGTGTCCAAGTAGTTTAAAAATGGGAGAAGAAATACAACATAGAAGTGAGGGAATGTATATGAAGTTATGAGAAGTTTAAAGCCAGTG from Bos javanicus breed banteng chromosome 18, ARS-OSU_banteng_1.0, whole genome shotgun sequence harbors:
- the LOC133231007 gene encoding small ribosomal subunit protein uS14-like, encoding MGHQQLYWSHPRKFRQGSRCSRVCSNLHGLIRKCGLNMCRQCFRQYAKDIGFIKLD